In the Candidatus Polarisedimenticolia bacterium genome, one interval contains:
- a CDS encoding MbtH family protein, with protein sequence MFEDDAEDTTIYKVVVNHEEQYSIWPADRENPAGWRDAGKSGLKAECLAYVKEVWTDMRPLSLRKQMEEAAAKKS encoded by the coding sequence ATGTTCGAAGACGATGCGGAAGATACGACGATCTACAAGGTGGTGGTGAATCACGAGGAGCAGTATTCGATCTGGCCGGCGGACCGGGAGAACCCCGCCGGATGGCGCGACGCGGGCAAGAGCGGCCTGAAGGCCGAATGCCTCGCCTATGTGAAGGAGGTCTGGACCGACATGCGCCCGCTCAGCCTGCGCAAGCAGATGGAGGAAGCCGCCGCCAAGAAGAGCTGA
- a CDS encoding CHAT domain-containing tetratricopeptide repeat protein — MKALFLVPLFALPWSSLPAAAPSVDELETLAKQRSYAEAHAGAMEALAELEFTGNDPSRDAARILQVLLYCTYEGGRTLSEEDDFLLDGVARKAEAACGPESLCYARIIIKRANLLSYEGRFIEGTELAGRSLAIQEKVLGPVHPDLGDTLSEMMFDMRRLGRDADVLLYARRLVALWEARPGPPSAELAGALLSLGQAYRTIRDYPRALEAAKRSLRIRERLFGPEHHWVGTSLDGLADIYRSLGDFQHAKALSERAVRIWERELGPEDSTFATGLVGLALAQSGLGEHEAAEATARRAMQIGEKSTGPDGWRTPFYLNGLAEVLSHSPNPARARETWEQILRIQERSFGPNHRALVSTLSGMARVEYAAGDYEAAATHALRAESIGRNNFLDLSRVLSEREALAYQEVQALGTQIALSILDLGKERSAAGIEAVWNQMIGSRSVVLDEMAFRHRFLAGAGPEVEALKADLARASERLSAATVRGPGSSTPTEHRAVITRLVAGKEQVERTLAERSAEFRDRMATSRAGLHEVRAALPSGSALVAFFRFSLLPLPAAGEPKAPAPVPSYLALVLPAGRRDPIAIPLGPADRIDTSIRRWKEALGPPRSYLSDRSEERYREISRSLRKLIWDPLSGGLRGARQVFIVPDGAIHLVSFYSLPVENGGYLVEGGPLIHYLSTERDLLRQAPPSGAHRKFLALGGPDFDAPADELRLETAQLETGSGVPGAPKGRTVFRSAPPECQDFGSMRFGILPDAAREISEIGSLWPASGAQPSAAKPSLSLSGRQATETAFKVMAPDFQVVHVATHGFFLQDRCQPPKVPNDSAKARSSQEDSPMLLSGLAFAGANRRRTTDPADDDGILTAEEIAVLDLSHVEWAVLSGCETGLGKVQDGEGVMGLRRAFELAGAQTLIMSLWKVEDSSTREWMHRLYEQRLEGRSTPEAIRAASLGLLQARRAQGRSTHPFYWAAFVAAGNWR, encoded by the coding sequence TTGAAGGCTCTCTTTCTCGTGCCGCTTTTCGCGCTGCCCTGGAGCTCCCTCCCGGCCGCAGCCCCCTCCGTCGATGAGCTCGAAACCCTCGCCAAGCAAAGGTCCTATGCCGAAGCGCATGCGGGCGCGATGGAAGCGCTCGCGGAGCTCGAATTCACGGGCAACGACCCGAGTCGGGACGCGGCGAGAATTCTGCAGGTTCTGCTTTATTGCACCTACGAGGGCGGGCGCACCCTGAGCGAGGAGGACGACTTTCTCCTCGATGGCGTGGCGCGGAAGGCGGAAGCCGCCTGCGGGCCGGAAAGCCTGTGCTACGCGAGGATCATCATCAAGAGAGCGAACCTGTTGTCCTACGAAGGAAGATTCATCGAGGGCACCGAGCTTGCCGGTCGCAGCCTGGCCATCCAGGAGAAGGTGCTCGGGCCTGTCCACCCGGATCTCGGGGATACCCTGTCCGAGATGATGTTCGATATGAGACGTCTGGGACGCGACGCTGATGTCCTGCTCTACGCCCGGCGGCTGGTGGCGCTCTGGGAGGCCCGACCCGGCCCCCCGTCGGCGGAGCTCGCCGGAGCCCTTCTTTCTCTGGGCCAGGCGTACCGCACGATCCGCGATTATCCCCGGGCGCTCGAAGCTGCGAAAAGGTCGTTGAGGATCCGCGAGCGCCTCTTTGGCCCCGAGCACCATTGGGTCGGCACCAGCCTGGATGGGCTGGCGGATATCTACCGGTCCTTGGGAGATTTCCAGCACGCGAAAGCGCTTTCCGAGCGGGCGGTCCGGATCTGGGAGCGCGAGCTGGGCCCCGAGGATTCGACCTTCGCGACGGGCCTCGTCGGACTGGCGCTCGCCCAATCAGGGCTGGGGGAGCACGAGGCGGCGGAGGCCACTGCCCGGCGGGCCATGCAGATCGGCGAGAAATCCACCGGGCCCGACGGATGGAGAACTCCCTTCTACCTCAACGGTCTCGCGGAAGTCCTGTCCCACTCTCCCAACCCGGCCCGGGCTCGCGAGACATGGGAACAAATCCTGAGGATTCAGGAGAGATCCTTCGGACCCAATCATCGCGCCCTGGTATCGACGCTGAGCGGGATGGCGCGAGTCGAGTACGCGGCGGGCGATTACGAGGCTGCGGCCACCCATGCGCTCCGAGCGGAGTCGATTGGCCGAAACAACTTCCTGGATCTCTCCCGCGTCCTGTCGGAACGGGAAGCTCTGGCCTATCAGGAGGTCCAGGCTCTCGGGACGCAGATCGCCCTTTCGATTCTCGATCTGGGAAAGGAGCGAAGCGCGGCAGGCATCGAAGCCGTCTGGAACCAGATGATCGGCTCCCGGTCGGTCGTCCTGGACGAGATGGCCTTTCGTCATCGCTTCCTGGCGGGCGCGGGCCCCGAGGTGGAAGCCCTGAAGGCCGATCTCGCGCGAGCCAGCGAGCGCCTCTCGGCCGCGACGGTCCGGGGCCCGGGATCTTCGACCCCCACCGAGCACCGGGCGGTCATCACGCGCCTCGTGGCGGGAAAGGAGCAAGTGGAGCGGACGCTCGCGGAAAGGAGCGCCGAGTTCCGCGATCGGATGGCGACCAGCCGCGCGGGCTTGCACGAAGTGCGGGCGGCCCTGCCTTCCGGATCGGCATTGGTCGCCTTCTTCCGATTCTCGTTGCTGCCGTTGCCCGCGGCAGGAGAGCCGAAGGCCCCGGCACCCGTGCCGAGCTACCTGGCGCTGGTCTTGCCCGCCGGCCGCCGCGACCCGATCGCCATCCCCCTGGGCCCGGCCGATCGGATCGACACCTCGATACGCCGCTGGAAGGAAGCGCTGGGACCTCCCCGCTCCTATCTGTCCGATCGCTCGGAAGAGCGCTACCGGGAGATCTCCCGATCCCTGCGCAAGCTGATCTGGGATCCTCTGTCAGGAGGCCTGCGCGGTGCGCGCCAGGTGTTCATCGTTCCCGACGGGGCGATTCACCTCGTCAGCTTCTATAGTCTCCCGGTCGAGAACGGCGGTTACCTGGTGGAGGGCGGTCCGCTTATCCATTACCTGTCGACCGAAAGGGACCTGCTCCGGCAAGCGCCTCCCTCGGGCGCCCACAGAAAGTTCCTGGCGCTGGGAGGACCGGATTTCGATGCGCCCGCCGACGAGCTCCGCCTCGAAACCGCGCAGCTGGAGACGGGCAGCGGGGTGCCCGGTGCCCCGAAGGGCCGTACCGTCTTCCGTAGCGCTCCTCCCGAATGCCAGGACTTCGGATCGATGCGGTTCGGGATCCTTCCGGACGCGGCGCGCGAGATCTCCGAGATTGGATCCCTCTGGCCTGCCTCGGGCGCTCAGCCGTCTGCCGCGAAACCCAGCCTGTCCCTCAGCGGACGGCAGGCGACCGAAACCGCGTTCAAGGTGATGGCCCCCGATTTCCAGGTGGTCCACGTGGCGACGCACGGCTTCTTCCTGCAGGATCGGTGTCAGCCGCCCAAAGTCCCCAACGACTCCGCGAAGGCCAGGTCTTCGCAGGAAGACAGCCCGATGCTGCTCTCCGGTCTCGCATTCGCCGGCGCCAACCGACGGCGCACGACCGACCCCGCCGACGACGACGGAATCCTGACCGCCGAAGAGATCGCCGTTCTGGATCTGTCGCACGTGGAATGGGCCGTTCTGTCGGGATGCGAGACGGGACTGGGCAAGGTCCAGGACGGGGAAGGGGTCATGGGGCTGCGACGCGCCTTCGAATTGGCGGGTGCGCAGACCTTGATCATGAGCCTGTGGAAAGTCGAGGATTCATCGACGCGCGAGTGGATGCACCGCCTCTACGAGCAGCGCCTCGAAGGGCGCTCCACCCCCGAGGCGATCCGCGCAGCGAGCCTCGGGCTTCTTCAGGCACGCCGGGCGCAAGGACGCAGCACCCATCCTTTCTACTGGGCCGCCTTCGTCGCCGCCGGGAACTGGCGGTAG
- a CDS encoding MFS transporter: MSSFRGPGVRAFLLIWTGQLVSMLGSGLTAFSLGVWIFQRTASTTQYSLVTFCAALPPLLILPLAGPLIDRWNRKRLLAGCDLIGAATSAGVAILVRLDALSLAGACAIVVITSAATVVQWPAYSATVTLLVPRDQLGRASGLTQLAMSVPQVLAPLLAGALITWIGLFGVALLDVATFLFSAATILAAAIPSAAPPGAERTSYRHDLPFGWRYIFAHAGLLALLLMFAVVNFFTELATVVFTPLVLSFSTPAALGTILAIGGMGMIGGSALMSLWGGPRRSALGVILFSCLGGLAVIAAGVTASVPLLAAAAFLFLFFMPVTAGSSQVIWQRVVPADLQGRVFAVRTTIAMSAMPLASLAAGPLADRLAEPAMAPGGRLAGWLGPLIGTGPGRGIALILIVAGSLSIVAALAALFYPPLRRLDDNDSTVSPAPQPAYVKS, encoded by the coding sequence ATGTCTTCTTTCCGCGGCCCCGGAGTGCGCGCCTTCCTTCTGATATGGACCGGCCAGCTCGTCTCGATGCTCGGATCGGGGCTGACCGCCTTCTCTCTCGGAGTCTGGATTTTCCAGCGCACCGCCTCGACCACGCAGTACTCCCTGGTGACCTTCTGCGCCGCCTTGCCGCCGCTGCTGATCCTGCCGCTGGCCGGTCCCCTGATCGATCGCTGGAATCGCAAGCGCCTCCTGGCTGGCTGCGACCTGATCGGCGCCGCGACTTCTGCAGGGGTGGCGATACTGGTCCGGCTCGATGCGCTGTCGCTCGCGGGAGCTTGCGCCATCGTCGTCATCACTTCCGCCGCCACCGTGGTTCAGTGGCCCGCTTATTCGGCCACCGTCACCTTGCTTGTGCCGCGCGATCAGCTCGGGCGGGCCAGCGGCTTGACCCAGCTTGCGATGTCGGTGCCGCAGGTGCTCGCGCCGCTGCTGGCCGGCGCCTTGATCACCTGGATTGGCCTGTTCGGCGTGGCCCTTCTGGATGTCGCCACCTTTCTCTTCTCGGCCGCCACGATCCTCGCCGCGGCGATTCCATCCGCGGCGCCGCCGGGCGCCGAGCGCACCTCGTACCGGCACGACCTGCCGTTCGGCTGGAGGTACATCTTCGCTCACGCGGGGCTGCTGGCGCTGCTGCTCATGTTCGCCGTGGTGAATTTCTTCACCGAGCTGGCCACGGTGGTCTTCACCCCCCTGGTGCTGAGCTTCTCCACCCCCGCGGCGCTAGGGACCATCCTGGCGATCGGCGGGATGGGGATGATCGGTGGCAGCGCGCTGATGAGCTTGTGGGGAGGGCCGCGCCGTTCCGCGCTCGGAGTGATCCTCTTTTCCTGCCTGGGGGGATTGGCAGTCATCGCCGCCGGGGTGACGGCTTCCGTGCCGCTGCTGGCCGCGGCGGCCTTCCTTTTCCTTTTCTTCATGCCGGTCACGGCGGGATCGAGCCAGGTGATCTGGCAGCGCGTCGTCCCTGCCGATCTGCAGGGAAGGGTCTTCGCGGTGCGGACCACCATCGCCATGTCGGCGATGCCGCTGGCGTCGCTGGCCGCCGGGCCGCTGGCCGATCGTCTGGCCGAGCCGGCCATGGCGCCGGGCGGCCGTCTCGCCGGATGGCTCGGACCGCTGATCGGCACCGGACCGGGACGCGGCATTGCCCTGATCCTGATCGTGGCGGGGAGCCTCAGCATCGTGGCGGCGCTGGCGGCGCTGTTCTATCCGCCCCTGCGCCGCCTCGACGATAATGATTCAACCGTCTCGCCGGCCCCGCAGCCGGCCTACGTCAAGAGTTGA
- the larA gene encoding nickel-dependent lactate racemase has protein sequence MTDGKRESPGRLALGYGSGRVDFTYDPGRFEVVDPIGSDPPELGDDELLAKLESPIGSPPLGEIVSPSHSVCIVVPDATRASGSDRVAALLLRRLANFGVPDGQIEFLVGAGTHRPPTPEEITRIVGYEPARRVAVRIHDAYDAVENAPVGVTSRGTPVEVDRRLLKADRVFVVGAIGFHYVAGFSGGRKGVLPGCGSDRSIQANHLLAFDRTSLSKAEGIESGRLEGNPVSEDMEEACGLVGPSFLVNTVLGGANRIVGLYAGNWRAAHRRGCAEYLQEHSVQVARRRNLVVVSCGGSPRDLNMIQSHKALEHARLVLKDGGDLVLLAECADGLGRPDFLDWFVPGGARATAQKLVSRYQVHGQTAWGIRWKSERYKVRLVSALDPATVRRMGMIPHASLAEALAASNPGPGYLIPHGLGTLPVLIEPLARRAAG, from the coding sequence ATGACTGACGGCAAGCGCGAATCACCGGGGCGCCTGGCGCTCGGATACGGAAGCGGGCGGGTCGATTTCACCTACGATCCCGGGCGTTTCGAAGTCGTCGACCCGATCGGATCCGATCCCCCCGAGCTGGGCGACGACGAGCTGCTAGCGAAGCTCGAATCTCCCATCGGCTCGCCGCCGCTCGGCGAGATCGTCTCCCCCTCGCACAGCGTCTGCATCGTGGTCCCGGACGCAACGCGGGCCTCCGGATCCGATCGTGTCGCCGCGCTCCTTTTGCGGCGGCTGGCGAATTTTGGCGTACCCGACGGACAGATCGAGTTCCTGGTGGGAGCCGGGACGCATCGCCCCCCCACGCCGGAGGAGATCACCCGCATCGTCGGATACGAGCCGGCCCGCCGCGTCGCCGTCCGCATCCACGATGCCTATGACGCCGTCGAGAACGCACCGGTAGGCGTCACCTCGCGCGGCACTCCCGTGGAAGTCGACCGCCGCCTCCTGAAGGCCGACCGGGTGTTCGTGGTGGGCGCCATCGGCTTCCACTACGTCGCCGGCTTCAGCGGCGGTCGCAAGGGAGTGTTGCCAGGCTGCGGCTCCGACCGCTCCATCCAGGCCAACCACCTGCTCGCTTTCGATCGGACCAGCCTGTCGAAAGCCGAAGGGATCGAATCGGGACGGCTGGAGGGGAATCCGGTCAGCGAGGATATGGAGGAAGCTTGCGGCCTGGTCGGTCCCAGCTTCCTGGTCAACACGGTGCTCGGCGGAGCCAACCGGATCGTGGGGCTGTATGCCGGCAACTGGCGGGCCGCGCACCGGCGCGGCTGCGCCGAATATCTGCAGGAGCATTCCGTGCAGGTCGCCCGGCGTCGCAACCTCGTGGTCGTGAGCTGCGGCGGCTCGCCGCGCGACCTCAACATGATCCAGTCGCACAAGGCGCTCGAGCATGCACGCCTCGTCCTGAAGGACGGCGGCGACCTGGTGCTGCTGGCGGAGTGCGCCGACGGACTCGGCCGTCCCGACTTCCTCGATTGGTTCGTGCCGGGCGGCGCGCGCGCGACAGCGCAGAAGCTGGTGAGCCGCTACCAGGTCCATGGGCAGACCGCGTGGGGCATCCGCTGGAAGTCGGAGCGCTACAAGGTGCGCCTCGTCTCGGCCCTCGACCCGGCGACGGTGCGACGGATGGGGATGATCCCGCACGCATCACTTGCGGAAGCGCTGGCCGCGTCGAATCCGGGACCCGGCTATCTCATCCCCCACGGGTTGGGGACCCTTCCGGTCCTGATCGAGCCGCTGGCGCGGCGGGCGGCGGGATGA
- a CDS encoding chemotaxis protein CheB, with protein MKPRFPVVGVGASAGGLEAFTQLLRALPDDTGMAFVLVQHLAPSHESALAGILSRAASMPVCEVADEPEIEPNHVYVIPPNRNMTIAGGHLKLFARDAQPRHPIDRFLRSLAEDQGHMAIGVILSGTATDGTVGIEEIKAGGGITFAQDDTAQYHGMPQSAVASGSVDFVLPPEGIAAELTRIATHPFVAPDVPVIGEAPGSALGKADLAPILQVLSSGCDVDFSLYKASTLVRRITRRMILLKKDGLADYAKFLRDNPAEIDSLCQDILINVTGFFRDPGMFEALKAKVIPALLENRPRQDPLRVWVLGCSTGEEAYSLAMILSESMESSKSHAPAQIFATDVNLAGIGRARAGVYPKERLENVSQERLRRFFVEVDGSFRINKSIREMCVFSRHNAATDPPFSRMDLVSCRNLLIYLEPALQQRIVPILHYALKPTGYLILGASETVGQYRGLFGAEDAKHKIFVKKPGSGRSPATLPTRSAGTGYARRPEGIGPSSRIASAFGTPDLHKEADRLLLGFAPAAVLVDANFEILQFRGNIEPYLAPSEGKASFALLKMARPGLLVPLRALLRRARKANEAVREDRVQVRFNDESREVDLKVCPLKGTSPEDGGFLVVFENAPTGKARGAAGKHKTVSKAKQEPRAASSSRLEHELASTRDYLEALCEQHDAAMEELQSTNEEAQSANEELQSINEELETTKEEIQSSNEELTTINEELHSRNLELGQVNSDLTNLINSVQVPIIIVGRDLRIRRFSPMAASLLSIIPADVGRSISDIRMGIDLPDLESLLTEVIDTVTPKEREIQARDSRWYCLRLRPYLSLESKVDGAVLTMTDVDLLRRAREYAETIVDTVAEPVLVLDDELRVRSANRSFYEFFRGLREETIGRPVYEVAGGGWETPALRQLLTGVLSAEAGIDDVVIEHEFPHIGWKVMKLSSRKLVVPGETKESILLAFEDISERRRADKEHELLEGELRGRAEELDVANRDKSRFIAVLSHELRTPLNAISGWAQVLKQAGLSDDDRKRGVEVIARNSKMQAQLISDLLDVERIAGGKLSLVLRGVDLRGEVKAAIDTAQPAALEKQIRIDLQAAPDPLFILADSSRLQQVLGNLLSNAIKFTGPGGEIRVDLHQVDSRAETIVSDSGQGITAEALPHIFERFRQSEPTSGGSQGGLGLGLAVTKQLVELHGGSVSARSPGKGKGATFTVSLPLASEPRAAVAPVKGPELSPASLAGSMVLIVDDELEAREPVRRLLEEHGAEVLAVRSADEALEAIQQQRPDVLVSDIAMPGRDGYWLIRAIRSLPPGNGGRIPAIALTAFGTPEACERALQAGYTTHLTKPVGAAELVAALAALHHTTPPPPGIPRDSVKRRPANRGPDRLPRR; from the coding sequence GTGAAACCCAGATTCCCTGTCGTCGGCGTCGGGGCCTCGGCAGGCGGGCTGGAGGCCTTCACCCAGCTGCTGCGCGCCCTCCCCGACGATACCGGCATGGCCTTCGTCCTCGTGCAGCACCTGGCTCCCTCGCATGAGAGCGCCCTGGCCGGGATTCTTTCGCGCGCCGCATCCATGCCAGTATGCGAGGTCGCCGACGAGCCGGAGATCGAGCCCAACCATGTTTACGTGATTCCCCCGAACCGGAACATGACCATCGCCGGGGGACACCTCAAGCTGTTCGCCCGCGACGCGCAGCCGCGTCACCCGATCGATCGGTTTCTCCGGTCGCTCGCGGAGGATCAGGGGCACATGGCCATCGGCGTGATCCTCTCCGGCACGGCCACCGACGGCACCGTCGGGATCGAGGAGATCAAGGCCGGCGGCGGCATCACCTTCGCCCAGGACGACACGGCTCAATATCACGGTATGCCGCAGAGCGCCGTCGCTTCCGGGTCCGTGGACTTCGTTCTCCCTCCGGAGGGAATCGCGGCCGAGCTAACGCGGATTGCCACCCATCCCTTCGTGGCGCCGGACGTCCCGGTCATCGGAGAGGCGCCCGGATCCGCGCTCGGCAAGGCGGACCTGGCGCCTATCCTGCAGGTCCTGAGCTCCGGCTGCGACGTCGATTTCTCGCTGTACAAGGCGAGCACCCTCGTCCGCCGCATTACGCGGCGCATGATTCTCCTCAAGAAAGACGGGCTGGCGGACTATGCGAAGTTCCTCCGGGACAACCCCGCGGAGATCGATTCTCTCTGCCAGGACATCCTGATCAACGTGACGGGCTTCTTCAGGGACCCCGGGATGTTCGAGGCCTTGAAAGCGAAGGTCATCCCGGCGCTCCTCGAGAACCGCCCCCGCCAGGACCCGCTGCGGGTCTGGGTCCTGGGCTGCTCCACGGGCGAGGAAGCCTACTCGCTCGCCATGATCCTGTCGGAGAGCATGGAGTCCTCGAAAAGCCATGCCCCGGCGCAGATCTTCGCCACCGATGTGAACCTCGCCGGGATCGGCCGGGCGCGCGCCGGCGTCTACCCCAAGGAGCGCCTGGAGAACGTGTCGCAGGAGCGCTTGCGGCGCTTCTTCGTGGAAGTCGATGGAAGCTTCCGCATCAACAAGTCGATCCGCGAGATGTGCGTCTTCTCCCGCCACAACGCGGCGACCGATCCGCCGTTCTCGCGGATGGACCTGGTCAGCTGCAGGAACCTGCTCATCTACCTGGAGCCGGCGCTGCAGCAGCGGATCGTCCCGATCCTGCACTACGCGCTCAAGCCGACGGGATATCTCATCCTCGGGGCATCGGAGACGGTCGGCCAGTACCGCGGCCTGTTCGGAGCCGAGGACGCGAAGCACAAGATCTTCGTCAAGAAGCCGGGGTCCGGACGATCGCCGGCCACCCTGCCCACGAGGAGCGCCGGAACCGGGTACGCCAGGCGGCCCGAAGGAATCGGGCCATCGTCCCGGATCGCTTCCGCATTCGGCACACCCGATCTGCACAAGGAGGCCGACCGCCTGCTCCTGGGGTTCGCCCCCGCCGCCGTGCTCGTCGACGCGAACTTCGAGATCCTCCAGTTCCGGGGGAATATCGAGCCCTACCTCGCGCCCTCTGAGGGGAAGGCGAGCTTCGCGCTCCTGAAGATGGCCCGTCCGGGCCTGCTCGTTCCTCTCCGGGCATTGCTGCGCCGGGCGAGGAAGGCGAACGAGGCGGTCCGCGAGGATCGCGTCCAGGTCCGCTTCAACGACGAATCGCGCGAGGTCGACTTGAAGGTATGTCCGCTCAAGGGAACCTCGCCGGAGGACGGCGGCTTCCTCGTCGTGTTCGAGAACGCCCCGACCGGGAAAGCACGCGGCGCGGCCGGGAAGCACAAGACGGTCAGCAAGGCGAAGCAGGAGCCCCGTGCGGCGAGCTCCTCCCGTCTCGAGCACGAGCTGGCGAGCACGCGTGACTACCTGGAGGCCCTGTGCGAGCAGCACGACGCCGCGATGGAGGAGCTGCAATCGACCAACGAGGAGGCGCAATCCGCCAATGAGGAGCTGCAGAGCATCAACGAGGAGCTCGAGACCACGAAGGAGGAGATCCAATCCAGCAACGAGGAGCTGACGACCATCAACGAAGAGCTGCACAGCCGCAACCTGGAGCTGGGCCAGGTCAACAGCGATCTCACGAACCTGATCAACAGCGTCCAGGTTCCCATCATCATCGTCGGGCGCGACCTGCGCATCCGGCGGTTCAGCCCCATGGCGGCGAGCCTCCTGAGCATCATCCCCGCGGATGTCGGACGGTCCATCAGCGACATCAGGATGGGGATTGATCTTCCCGACCTGGAATCGCTTCTCACCGAGGTCATCGACACGGTCACGCCCAAGGAGCGCGAAATCCAGGCCAGGGACAGCCGCTGGTACTGCCTCCGCCTTCGTCCCTACCTGTCCCTGGAGAGCAAGGTCGACGGCGCGGTGCTGACCATGACGGACGTGGACCTGCTCCGCCGTGCCCGCGAGTACGCGGAGACCATCGTCGACACGGTGGCGGAGCCAGTCCTCGTCCTGGATGACGAGCTGCGCGTTCGAAGCGCCAATCGCTCGTTCTACGAGTTTTTCCGCGGCCTCCGCGAGGAGACCATCGGCCGTCCCGTCTACGAGGTGGCCGGCGGAGGGTGGGAAACGCCGGCCTTGCGCCAGCTCCTGACGGGTGTCCTTTCGGCCGAAGCGGGCATCGACGACGTCGTCATCGAGCACGAGTTCCCGCACATCGGCTGGAAGGTCATGAAGCTCAGCTCCCGAAAGCTCGTCGTTCCGGGCGAAACGAAGGAATCGATCCTCCTCGCCTTCGAGGATATCAGCGAGCGCCGACGAGCCGACAAGGAGCACGAGCTCCTCGAAGGGGAGCTGCGCGGGCGCGCCGAGGAGCTCGACGTGGCCAACCGCGACAAGAGCCGCTTCATTGCCGTGCTGTCCCACGAGCTCCGCACGCCGCTGAACGCCATCTCCGGCTGGGCCCAGGTACTCAAGCAAGCGGGTCTCAGCGACGACGACCGCAAGAGAGGCGTGGAGGTCATCGCCCGCAACAGCAAGATGCAGGCCCAGCTCATCTCCGACCTGCTCGACGTCGAGCGGATCGCGGGCGGCAAACTGTCGCTGGTCCTTCGCGGGGTCGACCTGCGTGGCGAGGTCAAGGCGGCGATCGACACGGCGCAGCCGGCCGCTCTCGAGAAGCAGATTCGCATCGATTTGCAGGCCGCCCCGGATCCACTCTTCATTCTCGCCGATTCCTCCCGGCTCCAGCAGGTGCTCGGCAATCTCCTCTCCAACGCCATCAAATTCACCGGCCCGGGCGGTGAAATCAGGGTCGATCTGCACCAGGTGGACTCACGGGCCGAGACGATCGTGAGCGACTCCGGCCAAGGCATCACCGCAGAGGCACTGCCGCACATCTTCGAGCGCTTCCGGCAAAGCGAGCCCACGTCGGGTGGCTCCCAGGGCGGCCTGGGGCTCGGCCTGGCCGTAACCAAACAGCTCGTCGAGCTGCACGGAGGAAGCGTGTCGGCGCGCAGTCCTGGAAAGGGGAAAGGCGCGACTTTCACCGTTTCGCTCCCGCTCGCCTCCGAACCCCGGGCAGCCGTTGCGCCGGTGAAAGGCCCCGAGCTGTCGCCTGCGTCGCTCGCGGGCTCCATGGTGCTCATCGTCGACGACGAGCTCGAAGCCCGTGAGCCGGTCCGGCGTCTCCTGGAGGAGCATGGAGCGGAAGTGCTCGCCGTCAGGTCCGCTGACGAGGCTCTCGAGGCGATTCAACAGCAGCGGCCTGACGTGCTGGTAAGCGACATCGCCATGCCGGGACGGGATGGTTACTGGCTGATACGCGCCATCCGCTCCCTCCCTCCCGGAAATGGCGGCCGGATTCCGGCGATCGCCCTCACCGCGTTCGGGACGCCTGAGGCCTGCGAGCGCGCGCTGCAAGCGGGTTACACGACTCACCTGACGAAGCCCGTCGGTGCGGCAGAGCTGGTCGCCGCCTTGGCGGCCCTGCACCACACCACCCCCCCCCCCCCGGGGATCCCTAGGGATTCGGTAAAGCGTCGACCAGCCAATAGAGGTCCGGACCGACTCCCCCGCCGCTAA
- a CDS encoding STAS domain-containing protein: MGAGENRLTSINMRVTGKIAVIEVIGNLYLEKGAPELREATHEALKADLRQILIDLRRTVAIDSGGIGELVASKWAAVDKGGDIALLAPTSKVRAALELVHLSHILKVYDSEPSAMKALGVERTR, translated from the coding sequence GTGGGAGCCGGCGAGAATCGTCTGACATCGATCAACATGAGGGTGACCGGCAAAATCGCCGTGATCGAAGTCATTGGAAACCTCTACCTCGAAAAGGGCGCGCCGGAGCTGCGAGAGGCCACGCACGAGGCGCTCAAGGCAGACCTGCGCCAGATCCTTATCGACCTCAGGCGTACGGTAGCGATTGACTCAGGCGGCATCGGCGAGCTGGTCGCCTCGAAATGGGCCGCCGTCGACAAAGGAGGCGACATCGCGCTGCTGGCCCCCACCTCCAAGGTCCGCGCCGCGCTCGAGCTGGTGCACCTCAGCCACATCCTCAAGGTCTACGACAGCGAGCCCAGCGCCATGAAGGCGCTGGGCGTTGAACGGACCCGCTAA
- a CDS encoding DUF892 family protein, with amino-acid sequence MPMQSLEQLFVDKLKDIHDAEKRIARALPKMVKAAASPELAAAFEEHLLVTEKQIERLDRIFASCAISSGRKICHGMKGILEEGEELLSKERNEAEESVLDAALIAAAQEVEHYEIGAYGCLKAWAEILGWSEEARLLSQSLDEEELTAEKLSELASAINPQAMEAGHSESEEKEVAEGGRGARNGHRQKQHRRAS; translated from the coding sequence ATGCCGATGCAGAGCCTGGAACAACTCTTCGTAGACAAGCTCAAGGACATCCACGATGCGGAGAAGCGCATCGCCCGGGCCCTGCCCAAAATGGTCAAGGCGGCCGCGTCACCCGAGCTGGCGGCGGCTTTCGAGGAGCACCTCCTGGTGACCGAAAAGCAGATCGAGAGACTGGACAGGATCTTCGCGAGCTGTGCAATCTCCTCGGGCCGGAAGATCTGCCATGGGATGAAGGGGATCCTCGAAGAGGGAGAGGAGCTGCTGAGCAAGGAGAGGAATGAGGCCGAGGAGTCGGTGCTGGATGCCGCCCTGATTGCGGCCGCCCAGGAAGTGGAGCATTACGAGATTGGCGCCTACGGCTGCCTGAAGGCCTGGGCCGAGATTCTGGGCTGGAGCGAGGAGGCCCGTCTTCTGTCGCAGAGCCTGGATGAAGAAGAGCTCACCGCCGAGAAGCTCAGCGAGCTGGCCTCGGCCATCAACCCGCAGGCCATGGAAGCGGGCCACAGTGAATCCGAGGAAAAGGAAGTCGCCGAGGGCGGGAGAGGCGCCAGAAACGGCCACAGGCAAAAACAGCATCGCCGCGCCAGCTAG